A region from the Mustela erminea isolate mMusErm1 chromosome 10, mMusErm1.Pri, whole genome shotgun sequence genome encodes:
- the CNR2 gene encoding cannabinoid receptor 2, producing the protein MERRWVMEAANGCKDGLDLDPMKEYMVLNSSQRIAVAVLCTSLALLSALENLAVLCLILSSHRLRRKPSYLFISSLAVADFLASVIFACNFVEFHVFHDMDSKAVFLLKIGSVTMNFTASVGSLLLTAIDRYLCLCHPPTYKILLTRGRALATLGIMWVLSALVSYLPLMGWTCCPSPCSELFPLIPNDYLLGWLLFIAFLFSGIIYTYGHVLWKAHQHVASLAEHQDRQMPGMVRMRLDVRLAKTLGVVLAVLFICWLPVLALMVYSLTTTLSDQVKKVFAFFSLLCLVNSMINPIIYALRSGEIRSSAHHWLAHWRKHLRRLGLEGNKEVPRSSVTETEADVKITPWSDSRGLNCSEC; encoded by the coding sequence ATGGAGAGACGCTGGGTGATGGAGGCAGCCAATGGCTGTAAGGATGGCTTGGATTTAGACCCCATGAAAGAGTACATGGTCCTGAACAGTTCCCAAAGGATAGCTGTTGCCGTGCTGTGCACCTCTCTTGCCCTGCTAAGTGCCCTGGAGAACCTGGCTGTGCTCTGCCTGATCCTGTCCTCCCACCGGCTCCGCAGGAAGCCCTCATACCTGTTCATCAGCAGCTTGGCTGTGGCTGACTTCCTTGCCAGTGTGATCTTTGCTTGCAACTTTGTGGAATTCCATGTCTTCCATGACATGGATTCCAAGGCTGTCTTCCTACTGAAGATTGGCAGCGTGACTATGAACTTCACAGCCTCTGTAGGCAGTCTACTACTGACTGCCATTGACCGCTACCTCTGTCTGTGCCATCCACCTACATACAAAATCCTACTCACCCGTGGGAGGGCACTGGCAACCTTGGGCATCATGTGGGTCCTCTCAGCATTGGTCTCCTACCTGCCCCTTATGGGATGGACTTGCTGCCCCAGTCCCTGCTCTGAGCTATTCCCCCTGATCCCCAATGACTATCTGCTGGGCTGGCTCCTGTTCAttgctttcctcttctctggCATCATCTACACATATGGGCATGTCCTCTGGAAAGCCCATCAGCATGTAGCCAGCTTGGCTGAACACCAGGACAGGCAGATGCCAGGAATGGTGCGAATGAGGCTTGATGTGAGGTTGGCCAAGACCCTGGGGGTGGTGCTGGCCGTGCTTTTCATATGCTGGCTCCCGGTACTGGCCCTCATGGTCTACAGTCTGACAACCACCCTAAGCGACCAGGTCAAGAAGGTCTTTGCCTTCTTCTCCTTGCTCTGCCTTGTCAACTCCATGATCAACCCCATCATCTATGCCCTGCGGAGTGGGGAGATCCGCTCTTCTGCCCACCACTGGCTGGCCCACTGGAGGAAACATCTGAGGAGACTCGGActtgaaggaaacaaagaagtcCCAAGGTCCTCAGTCACTGAGACAGAGGCTGATGTGAAAATCACCCCGTGGTCTGATTCTAGAGGACTAAACTGCTCTGAATGCTGA